In Oryza sativa Japonica Group chromosome 2, ASM3414082v1, the following are encoded in one genomic region:
- the LOC4327980 gene encoding GDSL esterase/lipase EXL3 produces MRMGGGSSAAAALVVMVLWAAVPVVVVQAASSPALIVFGDSIVDPGNNNGINTIIKANFPPYGHDFHNHTPTGRFCNGRIPTDFIASRLGLKELLPPYLSPELSTEELLTGVSFASGGTGFDPLTPRLASVISMPDQLLLFQQYKERVRGAAGDARVADMMTRGIFAICAGSDDVANTYFTMRARPGYDHASYAALLVHHAAAFVDELVKAGARKVAIIGMPPIGCVPSQRTMSGGMERRCSEGHNQIAVAYNAGMKRRMEEMQAKKKSTKTKLVFMDIYGFLMDMMMRPRAYGFSDSTMGCCGTGLLEVSVLCNALTSSVCTPVSDYLFWDSYHPTEKAYSILTDFVYDNYVKKLLLD; encoded by the exons ATGAGAATGGGAGGAGGCagtagcgcggcggcggcattggtggtgatggtgttgtgggcggcggtgccggtggtggtggtgcaggcAGCGTCATCGCCGGCGCTGATCGTGTTTGGGGACTCGATCGTGGACCCGGGGAACAACAACGGCATCAACACCATCATCAAGGCCAACTTCCCTCCCTACGGCCATGACTTCCACAACCACACCCCCACCGGCAGATTCTGCAACGGACGCATACCAACCGACTTCATCG CTTCCCGTCTTGGTCTGAAGGAGCTTCTCCCGCCGTACCTGTCGCCGGAGCTGTCGACTGAGGAGCTCCTCACCGGCGTCAGCTTCGCGTCGGGGGGCACCGGCTTCGACCCGCTGACGCCTCGCCTGGCCTCCGTCATCTCCATGCCCGACCAGCTGCTGCTGTTCCAGCAGTACAAGGAGCGggtgcgcggcgccgccggggacgcGCGGGTGGCGGACATGATGACCAGGGGCATCTTCGCCATCTGCGCCGGCAGCGACGACGTGGCCAACACCTACTTCACCATGCGGGCGAGGCCCGGCTACGACCACGCCTCGTACGCGGCGCTGCTGGTGCACCACGCGGCGGCGTTCGTGGACGAGCTGGTGAAGGCCGGGGCGAGGAAGGTGGCCATCATCGGGATGCCGCCCATCGGGTGCGTGCCGTCGCAGAGGACCATGTCGGGGGGCATGGAGAGGCGCTGCTCGGAGGGGCACAACCAGATCGCGGTGGCGTACAACGCCGGGATGAAGAGGAGGATGGAGGAGATGCAGGCCAAGAAGAAGAGCACCAAGACCAAGCTTGTTTTCATGGACATCTACGGCTTCCTGATGGACATGATGATGCGTCCACGGGCGTACGGCTTCAGCGACTCCACCATGGGTTGCTGCGGCACTGGCCTCCTGGAGGTTTCCGTCCTCTGCAACGCCCTCACCTCCTCCGTCTGCACCCCCGTCTCCGACTATCTCTTCTGGGACAGCTACCACCCCACCGAGAAAGCTTACAGCATCCTCACCGACTTCGTCTACGATAATTACGTCAAGAAACTCCTCCTCGACTAA
- the LOC4327978 gene encoding translation initiation factor IF3-1, mitochondrial, with translation MMMALRRAVGIGSAAALRSAAYLRRASPSPARPHPLVPPPPAARTFAAPPQVMKRSTKDDDDDGPRINNDITSPFVRLVTDQGHSVVPRHEALQLAARMDLDLVEVHRKSDPPVCKIMDFHKEKYKKDVKEKERLKTKSAIVLRGGENKEVRFKGKTELKDLKVKADGITRLMERGYRVKCMAMPSGNEEEDLGGPLSRLLGLIQDVCIVESGPHLDSKHAYVIVRHVKFATKKAGKKASKAIEDVGKGARKNASELSTVTADSGDETNDCGNGAISDQMDNAPAYVSNEFSMQKDAHDRGSRRELSWSKSNPGNYGENMQNVDAGAHRISSSQRAAQTSEGGFGSNNVKSGMEKQEKANEDVVPAETNRYASRRQQIRGDNQGLSQDRSPQGHRRNENEVRYPVNDYQRPLQQNNRQSPRFNDGRLPQEPRRNERGGHIPLNNKQGQFQQMNHPAESAGNGAGYPTPTAKSFGVFSTRKPATSELGKTNGASRTANSDVPKSYGIFSSPRRESGDKSS, from the exons ATGATGATGGctctccgccgcgccgtcggaattggctccgccgccgccctccgctctGCCGCCTacctccgccgcgcctccccctcgccggcgcggccccATCCCCTCGTCcctccaccgcctgccgccCGAACCTTCGCCGCCCCGCCCCAG GTGATGAAGAGGAGCAccaaggacgacgacgacgatggccctCGGATCAACAACGACATCACCTCTCCCTTTGTTCGACTCGTCACTGACCAAG GCCATAGTGTTGTCCCCAGGCACGAAGCTCTTCAGCTTGCGGCCAGGATGGACTTGGACTTGGTCGAG GTCCACAGAAAATCAGACCCTCCTGTCTGTAAAATCATGGATTTTCACAAAGAGAAGTATAAGAAAGACGTTAAGGAGAAAGAACGCCTAAAAACTAAG TCTGCTATTGTCTTACGCGGTGGGGAGAACAAAGAAGTGCGGTTTAAGGGTAAAACA GAACTAAAAGACTTGAAGGTGAAAGCAGATGGAATCACCAGATTAATGGAGCGAGGTTACAGGGTGAAG TGCATGGCGATGCCCTCAGGTAATGAAGAAGAAGATTTAGGAGGGCCACTATCTCGGTTGTTAGGACTT ATACAAGATGTCTGCATAGTGGAAAGTGGCCCACATTTGGACTCGAAGCATGCATACGTTATTGTTAGGCATGTGAAGTTTGCAACAAAGAAAGCTGGAAAGAAAGCTAGCAAGGCCATAGAAGATGTAGGCAAAGGTGCCCGCAAGAATGCCTCTGAATTGTCAACTGTTACTGCCGATAGTGGAGATGAGACAAATGATTGTGGAAATGGGGCCATCTCAGATCAAATGGACAACGCTCCTGCTTACGTCTCCAATGAATTTTCCATGCAGAAAGATGCACATGATAGAGGCTCTAGAAGggagttgagttggtcgaaatCGAACCCGGGCAACTACGGTGAAAACATGCAAAATGTTGATGCTGGGGCACACAGAATTAGCTCTAGTCAGCGGGCAGCACAAACCTCAGAGGGTGGGTTTGGTTCCAATAATGTAAAATCTGGTATGGAAAAGCAAGAAAAGGCTAATGAAGATGTGGTACCTGCAGAAACCAACAGATACGCCAGCCGAAGACAGCAGATAAGAGGAGATAACCAGGGTTTGAGCCAAGATAGATCCCCGCAAGGTCATAGAAGGAATGAAAATGAAGTTCGCTATCCGGTCAATGACTACCAAAGACCTCTGCAGCAGAACAACCGACAATCACCAAGGTTCAACGATGGTAGATTACCACAAGAACCAAGAAGAAATGAAAGGGGAGGCCATATTCCGTTGAATAACAAACAAGGCCAATTTCAGCAAATGAATCATCCTGCTGAATCAGCGGGTAATGGTGCAGGCTATCCTACTCCGACGGCCAAGAGTTTTGGAGTTTTCAGTACCAGAAAACCTGCTACGTCTGAGTTGGGGAAAACAAATGGTGCTAGTAGGACTGCTAATTCTGATGTACCTAAAAGCTATGGAATCTTTAGTTCTCCTAGAAGGGAATCTGGTGATAAAAGCTCATGA